aaatttattaatatcaaaaaatatataaaaatgcaaaattaatttgtaaaaaaaaaagggtatataccgacggacaacggtcgtcggaatataccgacggacatatatccgtcggaatttaccgacaaacccatttccgtcggaatataccgacgaacgtggttcgtcggtatattccgacgaccgatgtccgtcggtaaattccgacgcctacagttcgtcggaataaaccgaggaaccacgttcgtcggaattgtagttttccgatgaactccgGTCTTCTgtagccgcatcgtaatatcgtcggaagttcgtcagaatgacgtttcttggtattcgtcagaaagtcgtcggaatttctgacgaaattccgacgaacgttttttttccgacgaaacgataccgacggacgggttcgtcggaatttcgtcggaatagaccgattccgacgaattaccgacgatttcggccatcagaatccccctgttttcttgtagtgtgtcgTATAGGCTTATATTGGTGTTTGGTCATATGTTGGAGACAAATTGGGAGGACTGGAAATAAGTGGGACAACTGGAGTTCTCTGAGATGCTGGATCTATTTTCCTGTCCTATTTACAGCACTGCAAACTCTTAATTTGGTCCCATCAAACCAGTTACAGAGAAGAGATACAGATATGGAAAAGACTATGAGATGTCTTTTAAAGGGGGTACAGGTCGATGATAGAGTTGTTCCAAGAATGGCTGTGAAATCTTATTTACTCTTCTCTATAATTTGCTTATCATGGGTGAAACTTATACTAGCCACGTTTGTGATTTTTTGGATAAAGGAAACAGATTCAGTGATGGAAAAAGAGTTAACAGGATGATTGGCTCTGAACTTGGGCTAGTAAATGGGTACAAGTGTATTGTTATTGGTTATAACTGGACAGATTTGGGTCGCTTTATTGTTCCACTAGTTGTTTATTGGTGCCACATTATAGGAGCTGATCATGTGCTTGAATCACTACGATGTGATGACCTGCAGCTATTTGTATTtgatccaatttttttaatggtGGGGTTTGATATGGTTCCGCGGGTCAGTATGATAAATTATAGGTTCTGTTTTCCTTTCCAGAAAACAGTACTCTTATGGTTATACAATGATTTAATCATAATTCATGGAATCGTTATGGGTTTAATGGTTGATGGTATGGTGGAGCGGGAAGGTTTTGAGGTTTGGTGCTGGTTTGATGAAATGGGAGGAAAGTATATTTACACTGGTGGGCCTGGATTCTTGGTTATCATTAAGCCCAAgtctataaaaaataaattttgtatggTATTATTTAGTGAGTGGGCtcgtttatttttaatagtaacaAATTTTCTCTTTGGTTTCCTTTGGAgtttaatgttaaaaaaaaggaTGGTCATTTGGGCCTCGACTCGAGTATGGGAATTGTTTGGAAAAAATTGGTAtatgttataagataaactttgaaatgatacTCCACTcttttaccaactcaagcactatgatcatctactcatcaagcactatgatcatctactcatcaagcactatgatcactcactcatttaccaaatcaagcaccatctttgatattttatgtattgttgctcactataaataccatcacttatctcactcttttgtacacaattacatcttcttcttcttccttataataaactctttctctcatattaagtgttatttgcttcctacgggtattgaattctactcttatttaaatttcccgatactataaattataagttatttcataacacgttatcagcacgatcactctgcgatttggtaaaatttatttgtatcatttataccctgttataatggtcggtataccgcctctactattatttatatcatgttataatggccggaataccgcctatattatttactagtaatttaatttatttattggtcggccgagccgccttatatcctgtttattatttattggtcggccgagccgccttatatcctgtttattatttattggtcggccgagccgccttatatcctgtttattatttattggtcggctgagccgccttatattctgtttattattaattggtcggccgagccgccgtataatttatttattattctgcattgatcggctgagccgtcgcatgatttgttgtcatataacataaatatttcattgtcataatttttcacttttatgaaattttatagatttgattgaccgtttaatacgatattttcagactaatttttggtgcactcgatttaaccccaacggtcacaaagaaaatttttcaaaaatttcccctttctccaacggtcatgaacagtaattttcatctataaatacaactcattttcactccatttcatcatccaaaacatttcatcttctctcaaaaatttcaaatcgctctcctccgatttttcatttcaagaaagatgattcgcgcacttttgtttttatgtgccatttttatttgtgtttctatttatggttcattcgttggagaatttactccgagtgaatttaagatgaatatcggtttaattttatttacatcgcttctccttgtaattgcttgtatgattaatgtaaacggtttttaaattatgaagttctaataaaattactattttgtgttttagaaatacaaatggcaaacatcgagaaactccagttcccggctctaaaagtaaccggcgaaaactatgtcagatgggtcacaaatgtgaaaccttatcttgtaataaaaaagatatctGAAGCTATaaaagtcggtaacaaatcgccacccgagcatatagccgaggcgataatcttcctgaagaagcacttagatgagaatctaactcacgactatggagacgttgaggacccatctgtactatggcaagccttgaaagacagattcgataatcaaaaggaaatcaatctccctcacgctcttgaagagtggaaaaccctgaggtttcaggatttccaaagggttagagattacaattccactatcttgaggatagttgcacaattaaaatattgtggtaaccctgtcaccgaagcagaaatgcttgacaagacatacaataccttccacaaagaacacaacgtcttatcccgaatttacagaaaatgtgggtacaccaaattttctgaattgatggtaacactcatgttggctgaaaagaacgatgagttactaatcaaaaaccataattcccgacccacgggagccaaggcatttcccgaagtgaatgctacggcggtagaatattcgggaaggagaaaccataccaatcgaggtcgtggtcggcgtttcaacaacaaacgtggaaagccttactatcctaaaagtattagatctaacaaatgggttagatctgaacaacctcataaaggcaaagaaaccgaagaggataccacaaagaaaagtgagactgtatgttacagatgtggatgtaaaggacattggtcccgtacctgtcgtactcccccacatttgtgcaagttatatcaagaatccataaaaggaaaggctaaagaggtgaacctcacggaaaacgttgaagggacctcataccttgaatcctctgatttcgcaaatgagctggactagaatactcttgaagagtacggaaatgtttctaataagactgctgaatagtcctcatttgtaatgtataataattatgttttcaaagaataatgttgttttaacaacaatatttgtataattattgtgtgttttctttatataatcaatgaataaatttcacgtttcacttttatttaatgtttatgataatttcagaaatggatcaaaatactaatggagcaaaatccaagaaacggattcgtgaaatatgcataccagatagtggaacaacgcacactattctgagacaaaagagatatttctctgatataaaaccgacaagaattgtcgtcaatacaatatcaggtcctgcagacgtgattgaaggaactggtaaagcaaactttactttgccgaatggaacaaaattttccataaataatgctttatactctccgagttctaaaaggaatttgttgagttttaaagacatatatcttcacggatatgatactcagtctgcaactgaggatggaaagaaatacatgtatgtaatttctgaaaaatgtggcagaaaacacatattggaaaagtttccagaacttccttcgggattacatcatacttatatcgatgagatcgaatcaaatcttgtagtaaaacggaacccagaagagttcacgttatggcatgatcgccttggccacccaggcactacaatgatgcgtaaaatcatagaaagttcacatggtcatccattgaaaatccaggagatttctcaagggaataaaatgacatgtgttgcatgttctctaggaaaattgatcgtaaggccatcgccaaccaaaatcgataaagaatcaccaaagttccttgaaagaattcaaggtgatatatgtggaccgatacatccaccatgtggaccattccactattttatggtattaattgacgcatccagtagatggtcacacgtttgtctattatcatctcgaaatgtggcatttgcgagatttctaactcagataatcaaactgcgagcacagtttcctgattatactattaaaagagttagactagacaacgctggtgaattcacatcccaagcattcaatgactattgtatggtaatgggaattgaagttgaacattcggttgctcatgttcatacgcaaaatggtttggctgaatctttaattaagcgtctgcaattgattgcaagaccattgatcatgagatcaaaacttccaacctctgtatggggacatgccattttgcatgcagaagcactcattcggatcagaccgagtgcataccataagtattctccactacagttagcgtttggtcgagaaccaaacatttcccactttagaatctttggttgtgcggtatatgtgcctgtagcaccaccacaacgaacaaagatgggaccacaaagaaggttgggaatatatgttggttgtgattctccatcaattataagatacctagaaccacagactggtgacgtctttacagcacgttttgctgattgtcattttgacgaaaatgtattcccagttctagggggagaaaacaaaaatgttggaagtgatataaaatggagtgtaccatcattgttatatcttgatcctccttctaaagagtcagaactagaagttcgacgaattatgcatttacagagtatagctaaccagctacctgatgcatttgcagataccaagacggtaactaaatctcatataccagctgcaaatgctcctgctcgtatcaaaatgccaaatgaacaagaaaaggaggatgacacacgagagccaaaaacacgcctgaagcgtggtagacctgctggttctaaggataagaatcctaggaaacagaagaaagctgaaatatatgatgcacccaaaatagcagaaaatattttggaagaaataaatgataaggactctgatgaatcagagcatcatgaatcgaaagataatcatgagatttctattaattacatccataataaaaggatatggaatagaaatgaacaaaatgaccttgatgatgctttctcatatatcgtgtcaagtgaggtaaatgaagataccgatgatccagaaccgaaatccatatatgaatgtcaaaagagacatgattggaataaatggaaagaagcaatacaaatcgaacttgattcgcttaacaaacgaaaagtgtttggatctattgtactcacacctgaagatgtgagaccagttgggtacagatggattttcgttcgaaaacgaaatgagaaaaatgagattacaaggtataaagctcgccttgtagcccaaggattttctcaaagacctggtattgattatgaggaaacatattctcctgtaatggatgcgatcacatttagattcctgatgagtctagccgctgataaaaatcttgagatgcgtctcatggatgttgttacagcttatctatacggatcattagatactgatatctacatgaaaatccctgatggatttaaaatgccagaagcattaagttccaaacctaaagagttatgtgcaataaaattgcaaagatcattatatgggttaaaacaatctggacgtatgtggtacaatcgtctcagtgaacatttaacaaaagaaggatatgtgaatgatcctatatgcccatgtgttttcatcaagaaaacaacatccggatttgtgataatcgcggtatatgttgatgatctaaatattattggaactcaaaaagaaatacaaaaggcatcagactatctcaaaggagaatttgagatgaaagatcttggacagacacagtattgtcttggcctacaaatagaacattcacaaaatggtatatttgtgcatcaatccacatacactaaaagagtgttgaaacgatttaacatggataaatcaactcctcttagcaccccaatggtcgttagatcacttaacattgaaagtgatccatttcgaccacctgaggaaaaagaagagatacttggtccggaagtaccatatctaagtgcaattggagcgttgatgtaccttgcaaattgtacacggcctgatatatcattcactgttaatcttctagcaagatttagctcatctccaacacgaagacattggaatggaattaaacatgtctttcgttacctacaagggactattgatttaggcttattttaccctaaagattcaaatggtcaaatggttggttttgcagatgcaggatatctttcagatccacacaaagcccgatcgcaaacaggatatgtttttacgatcggaggcactgctatatcttggcgttctcagaaacaaacgcttgtggctacctcttcaaatcatgctgagatcatcgcactccatgaagcaagtaaagaatgtgtatggctaagatcaataagccaacacatttgttcaagtagtgggattgacaaaagtacggggccaactattctatatgaagacaatgcagcatgtgttgctcaaacgaaggaaggatatatcaaaagtgatagaacaaaacatatacatccaaagttcttctcatacactcaagagctcgagaagaagaaagagattgaagtaagatatgtccgatcatgcgacaatgcagccgacctcttcacaaaatcactccctacttcggtattcagaaaacatgtccataacattggaatgcgtcatcagaaggatctatgactgctcaatcgagggggagcttacgtagttgtactctttttacctaactatggtttttcccattgggttttcctagaaaggtttttaacgaggcaacaaagacgttaagcgagagcggagagtgacaccggtccccaaggagagtgttacgaaacttaatacaagatggatgatcaagggggagtgttataagataaactttgaaatgatcctccactcctttaccaactcaagcactatgatcatctactcatcaagcactatgatcatctactcatcaagcactatgatcacccactcatttaccaaatcaagcaccatctttgatattttatgtattgttgctcactataaataccatcacttatctcactcttttgtacacaattacatcttcttcttcttccttataataaactctttctctcatattaagtgttatttgcttcctacgggtattgaattctactcttatttaaatttcccgatactataaattataagttatttcataacagtATAATGATTATCATAAGGATATTGAACTAAGATGGCGTCCGtttgttatatatttgtttgatGAGTATTCAAATATAGTTCTATTATGGTGGCTATGGAATCTGGAGGTTAAAACATTATCGGGTATCTTTAAACCTGTACTTTCTGGATTTAAAGagcaatataaatattgttatatatgaaaatattaagctGGAATTGTAGAGGACTCATAAGTCATTGGACCATAAGTTATCTTCGGGAGATATGGCACCAACACAAAtcagaatttctatttttgtctGAAACGAAACAGGATTTTGATTTCGTACAAAGATTTCAAACGCATTTTGGCTATGATAGTCTGGTTACGATGGATCCAAATGGGAGAAGCGGTGGTTTAGCCCTCTTTTATAACAATGAGTAtcaagttaaaattttatattctagCAACAGAATGATAGACATTGAAGCGGTGGTAAAaggaaaacaagtttttcttACTTTTGTCTATGGGGAACCGGTACAAAAGTTAAGAGAACAGGTATGGGAGAGACTAACTTGGTACGGATTATCACGATCTGaaccttggtttattattggagaTCTAAATGAGATCACTGGGAATCATGAGAAGGATGGGGGATACCTAAGATGCGCAACTTCATTCATCCCTTTTAACAATATGATACAGAATAGTGGACTACTAGAATTCCCGGCTCGAGGTAATAAATTTTCATGGCAAGGAAGGAGAGGCAAAGGAAAAGGTGCAGTGACGGTCAGATGTTGACTGGATCGGGCCTTAGCAAATGAGGAATGGCATACGCTTTTCCCATGTTTCTACACAGAATATTTGAGGTTAGTGGGCTCTGACCATCGTCCTGTGGTCGTTATTTTGGAGGATAATTTTTCCAGGAAAAAAAAGGGACAGTTCAGgtttgataagagatggatCGGACAGGAGGGCCTTATGGAATCAATTGTGACAGGCTGGACAGAAAACCAGGGAGGACAAATTGAGGactttgttacaaaaattaataattgtcgCCATGAAATTTCCTCATGGCGGAAAGATAATCAGCCATATAGGAAGGACAAAATTAAAGATCTTAAACATGCACTGAAGGAAGTTCAAACAGATGACAATAGATCACAAGAAGAGATTCTTAAAGTTTCCAGGAAGTTACAAGAGGCTTATAAGGATGAGGAGGAATATTGGCATCAGAAAAGTCGGAATATGTGGCACTCATCTGGAGATCTTAATACCAAGTTCTACCATGCTCTAACAAAGCAGCATAGGGTCCGCAATAAAATTGTGGGTCTCCATGATGAAATGGTAACTAGATAACTGAGGAGAATGGAATTGAGAAGGTGGCGGTTGATTATTTTGAAGGTCTGTTTAGTTCTACCACTCCAACGGAGTTTGATAGTTTTTTGGAAGAGATAGTACCGTCTATTTCCCCCCAaatgaatcaaatattattGAGAATAGCAACAGAGGATGAGGTCCGACAAGCTTTATTTATGATGCACCCGGAGAAAGCGCCAGGTCCGGATGGAATGACAGCCCTTTTTTTTCAGCATTCCTGGCATGTTATTAAGAAGGATGTGGTTgagatggtgaataattttttggtttcagGAGATATGGATCCGCGGTTAAATATTACGAATATTTGTATGATTCCGAAAATAGAGAGGCCTACAAGGATGACAGAACTGAGACCGATAAGTCTATGTAATGTGGGTTACAAGATTATTTCGAAAGTTCTGTGTTAACGACTGAAAATTTGGCTCCCACAACTAATATCGGAGACACAATCGGCTTTTGTGGAAGGAAGGTTAATatcggataatattcttattgcacaggaaatgtttcatggactgAGAGCCAATAAGTCATGTCAAAATAAGTTTATGGCTATAAAAACGGATATGAGAAAGGCGTATGATAG
The window above is part of the Brassica napus cultivar Da-Ae chromosome C8, Da-Ae, whole genome shotgun sequence genome. Proteins encoded here:
- the LOC125591642 gene encoding uncharacterized protein LOC125591642, producing the protein MANIEKLQFPALKVTGENYVRWVTNVKPYLVIKKISEAIKVGNKSPPEHIAEAIIFLKKHLDENLTHDYGDVEDPSVLWQALKDRFDNQKEINLPHALEEWKTLRFQDFQRVRDYNSTILRIVAQLKYCGNPVTEAEMLDKTYNTFHKEHNVLSRIYRKCGYTKFSELMVTLMLAEKNDELLIKNHNSRPTGAKAFPEVNATAVEYSGRRNHTNRGRGRRFNNKRGKPYYPKSIRSNKWVRSEQPHKGKETEEDTTKKSETVCYRCGCKGHWSRTCRTPPHLCKLYQESIKGKAKEVNLTENVEGTSYLESSDFANELD